A single Anopheles funestus chromosome 2RL, idAnoFuneDA-416_04, whole genome shotgun sequence DNA region contains:
- the LOC125761199 gene encoding cytochrome P450 4d1-like has translation MFWLVTVLVGYLAYLLLKYHQHRQRLLAIRAKFGGPDTDYFLGTFKMFKNKSIPDIFDIVIGLHKRYGQDVAIIGAFNDLVLDLSSSKNVEKILLAKNTKKSFVYDYLEPWLGTGLLIAFGEKWFQRRKIITPAFHFKILDQFMDVFNEEADVLVSKLEKHAGKGEFDIYDYVTLYALDSICATSMGVRIHAQDDPNNEYVQAVKQMSVFFLRRVFSLLRQFPALFFLYPFAKEQGRVIKKLHHFTNSVIENRRSQLEKEQRLGKVEFDVNEDDLYSKRRNTFLDQLLKVSIDGKPLSTADIREEVDTFMFEGHDTTTSGISFTILHLAKNQDVQQKLYEEIERMLGDEKQKAPLSNALLQDFKYLDMVIKESLRLVPPVPIIGRKLLEDMEINGVNIPAGTSISIKIFNIHRNRTIFPDPERFDPERFSEANEIKRGPYDYIPFSAGSRNCIGQRYALLEMKVTIVKLLASYRILPGESVGRIRYKTDLVIRPTEGIPVKLVKRA, from the exons atgttttggcTAGTCACGGTGCTAGTCGGGTACTTGGCTTATCTGCTGCTCAAGTACCATCAACACCGACAGAGGCTGTTGGCGATACGCGCTAAGTTCGGAGGTCCCGATACGGACTACTTTCTTGGGacgtttaaaatgtttaaaaacaaaagcattccaG ATATATTCGACATTGTGATTGGACTGCACAAACGCTACGGACAGGATGTAGCAATTATTGGTGCCTTCAACGATTTGGTGCTGGATCTTTCTAGCTCGAAAAATGTGGAGAAAATATTGCTGGCAAAAAACACCAAGAAATCGTTCGTGTACGATTATCTGGAACCATGGCTAGGGACGGGCCTGCTAATCGCGTTCGGTGAAAAGTGGTTCCAGCGGCGTAAGATAATAACTCCGGCGTTCCATTTCAAAATATTGGATCAATTTATGGATGTGTTTAACGAGGAAGCAGACGTGTTGGTGTCAAAACTGGAAAAGCACGCAGGAAAGGGCGAGTTTGACATCTATGACTATGTCACACTGTACGCGTTGGATAGCATTTGTG CAACTTCCATGGGAGTTCGGATCCATGCTCAGGATGATCCGAACAACGAGTATGTGCAGGCTGTTAAGCAGATGAGTGTGTTCTTTCTACGTCGCGTGTTCAGCCTGTTACGTCAGTTCCCGGCACTGTTTTTCCTGTACCCGTTTGCCAAAGAACAGGGTCGAGTTATCAAAAAGTTGCATCACTTCACTAACTCCGTTATCGAAAATAGACGGTCACAGCTCGAGAAAGAACAACGTCTCGGAAAGGTAGAGTTCGACGTAAATGAAGATGATCTGTACTCGAAGCGTCGAAACACATTCCTCGATCAGCTGCTGAAGGTGTCGATCGACGGTAAACCCCTAAGCACGGCTGACATTCGCGAGGAGGTGGATACGTTCATGTTTGAAGGACACGACACAACGACTTCCGGCATCTCTTTCACTATACTGCATCTTGCTAAAAATCAGGATGTGCAGCAGAAGCTGTACGAGGAAATTGAGCGAATGTTGGGAGACGAAAAACAGAAAGCTCCTCTGTCGAATGCCCTGCTGCAAGATTTTAAGTACCTCGATATGGTGATAAAGGAGTCGCTAAGGCTTGTACCACCGGTACCAATCATTGGGCGAAAGCTGTTGGAGGACATGGAAATCA ACGGTGTTAACATCCCGGCGGGCACATCgatttcaatcaaaatcttCAACATCCACCGCAACCGGACCATTTTCCCCGATCCGGAGCGGTTCGATCCGGAACGCTTCTCGGAGGCGAACGAAATTAAACGAGGGCCGTACGACTACATCCCGTTCAGTGCGGGTTCGAGGAACTGTATTGGGCAGCGGTACGCACTGCTGGAGATGAAGGTTACGATCGTGAAGCTGCTGGCCAGCTATCGGATCTTGCCGGGTGAATCGGTTGGTCGCATACGGTATAAGACGGATCTGGTGATTCGCCCGACCGAGGGCATCCCGGTAAAGCTGGTGAAACGTGCGTGA